AATTCGATTTCGTCGTCCCACCTCCGCACAGTTGAGTAGGGCTGTAAAAGCTGATGAAATCAGCCTAGTAGAGCTCACTCAACCACTGCGTCTTGCTCGACAATCCAAAGACTATTGAGAGGCTAGGACTTTTGTCCCAGCCTCCTATTTACTTAGTTTTTAAAACTATGAATCGGTGCTGGAATCTGACCACCCCGCGCAATAAAGGCAGCTGACGAAGCCTGATTGACCTTCATGACCGGAGCTGTTCCCAAGAGCCCGCCAAATTCAATCATATCACCTTCCTTGCCCTTCGGAATAATCCGCACAGCTGTCGTCTTTTGATTGATAACACCAATCGCCGCTTCATCCGCAATCATGGCTGCGATGGTCTCAGCAGGCGTTGCCTCTGGAATGGCAATCATATCTAAACCTACCGAGCAGATAGCTGTCATAGCTTCTAGCTTTTCTAAATTGAGCGAGCCATTTTGCACAGCCGCAATCATGCCCTCATCTTCTGACACAGGAATGAAAGCACCAGATAGGCCGCCAACCTGATTGCAGGCCATGACACCGCCTTTTTTGACTTGGTCATTGAGCAGGGCAAGCGCCGCTGTCGTGCCATGAGTGCCAACTGTTTCCAAGCCCATTTCTTCCAAGACGCGAGCCACTGAGTCCCCGACTGCTGGTGTTGGAGCCAGACTCAAGTCAACAATCCCGAACTTGACGCCCAGACGCTCGCTGGCCATCTGACCGACCAACTGACCGATACGGGTGATTTTGAAGGCTGTTTTCTTGACCGTTTCAGCCACCACGTCAAAGCTCTCACCACGGACCTTTTCCAAAGCCCGCTTGACAACACCCGGCCCAGAAACACCAACATTGATGACCACATCTGCTTCACCGACACCATGAAAAGCGCCCGCCATGAAAGGATTGTCCTCTACCGCATTGGCAAAGACGACCAGCTTGGCCGCCCCCATGTCAGAAAGCTGGGCGGTTTCCTTGATAATCCGTCCCATATCCGCAACTGCCGTCATATTGATGCCAGTCTTGGTTGAGCCGATATTGACAGAGGAGCAGACCTTGTCCGTCTCCGCCAAAGCTCGCGGAATGGAATTAATGAGGATTTCATCCCCTTTTTGATAGCCCTTTTGAACCAAGGCAGAGAAACCACCGATAAAGTCAACACCGATTTCCTTGGCTGCCCGATCCAGAGCATGAGCCAGAGGCAGATAGTCCCTAGCATCCGTAGCTGCCCCAATCAGGGAAATCGGAGTCACGGAGACCCGCTTGTTGACGATAGGAATCCCCAGCTCAGCTGCAATCTCATTTCCGACTGCCACCAAATCTTTAGCCTTAGTCGTGATTTTTTGGTAAATCTTGTCCGCCGCCCGATCAATATCTGTATCGATACAGTCTAAGAGCGAAATGCCC
This genomic window from Streptococcus cristatus AS 1.3089 contains:
- a CDS encoding PFL family protein gives rise to the protein MDIRQVTETIAMIEEQNFDIRTITMGISLLDCIDTDIDRAADKIYQKITTKAKDLVAVGNEIAAELGIPIVNKRVSVTPISLIGAATDARDYLPLAHALDRAAKEIGVDFIGGFSALVQKGYQKGDEILINSIPRALAETDKVCSSVNIGSTKTGINMTAVADMGRIIKETAQLSDMGAAKLVVFANAVEDNPFMAGAFHGVGEADVVINVGVSGPGVVKRALEKVRGESFDVVAETVKKTAFKITRIGQLVGQMASERLGVKFGIVDLSLAPTPAVGDSVARVLEEMGLETVGTHGTTAALALLNDQVKKGGVMACNQVGGLSGAFIPVSEDEGMIAAVQNGSLNLEKLEAMTAICSVGLDMIAIPEATPAETIAAMIADEAAIGVINQKTTAVRIIPKGKEGDMIEFGGLLGTAPVMKVNQASSAAFIARGGQIPAPIHSFKN